The DNA window atGTGGTGATGCACTcatagtcagcaacttcgggctccatacccaaataaagcgccatccactcactagcttcgatcctctggatccgggagtggtgcaacagcgccccccctgatcggcaggtggagaagacactgcacatcatgcaaggtgatcgttatctccccaaccggtaagtggaaagaagacgtctccctgtgcaccgctccacaaaggccccctgcatgtcgtggctgatggtggtataccccgtcatgcagagcccattaagccctgaagctctcaccgcgtcgttaaaccactcagcagttggtttaaacagactgaaaaccttctgggagtggttcaccattttcaaaggctctctctcctgttacaaaaaaacaaataaaaaagtatgttaaatagaccgttaagaaaatattgaataaacggctaaattataaatagttaaataatatagtcgggcaaattctaaaaaatacctctccctcccagatacgccgagcgacgtgctcgtggtaggtaagcagcacagaagtgtcactgggccctcccgggtagccctcctcctcctgctcctcctcctccccgtgtggagggtcaacatccggtacctcctccgcctcgtggtatgtcactgcctcctcctcctccgcctcctcctcctctcgctggcgggaagaagatacccgagccagacgactcctcgatccagatgtagaggtaccctcgtccatctccacgggaactcgcacacgtcgtccccggccctgcccccgtccatACGTCGACGCCAGCTttgccgccgcccgctcgcgtctagccgacgcagtctgggtctctctaccctgtctgatgcgtgcttggttgcctgacatgttcctgaaaacaattgaaatcgattaatatgcgagacaacagaaaaaactaaaaaaatttgcatttctgatacacttcggaagttcatttccgaaactgggaatggaggtgttttcggaaatgaacttccgaaacacccttgcgatgaagttttctgcaacttccatggcagaccccaaaaccctaaatcaaaactacttttattCATTGTAAACAATCTAAATAGCAGTACCAACCTACATTAATGtgatttttgcaatttctaaacaccctaatagagatatgaataatggatctaaaaattgaaaaaaattgataaacttaccactaatagagtttgagatgatttaggttgagattggaagaagattttggcaatctctgatacttcacacttgcttttgcagaaaaCTAGAAGAGAagctgagtttggaagaagattagggtaaaatgaatgggggaggggggctgttttgctaaatctgcaaaacgcgcagtatttcggaaatgaacttccgaaatggtgttttcggaaatgcatttccgaaataagacaaattttgaaaaaaaaaaaggcgctttcggagatgcatctccgaaaacacctttttcttgcatttcggaaatgcatttccgaagtcaggggtatatattgtttttcaccagaggtgacctagaaggttgggaggtggacAAAGAAATTCTCTTTACTTTTATGTGTGAGTTACGGTTCCGCCGCCATCTACTATGATATAGGCATGAGACATGTAGTATATTGTTTAGGTGTgagagttttaattttgtttcttcttctgTCTCTTAATCTCTATAtatatacattaaaaaaaatctagTGAGGCTTTAGCCACACCAAGCCTCTACATATGTCCGCCCCTGCCTGGCCGGACCAATTCATTGAAAGGATGCAAGAACACAACAAGTTGAACaaaattgaaatagaaaaaaGTATAGAAAAGACAAAATGGGTGCCACCGGTGGATTTGGTCGGCGACAATTTTTTAGTCTCATTTAAGTAGTTAGGTATCATTTTATTGTAAATGTTATTTTGTTCATGTATTATACTGTGAAAATATATCCATTTTTGTAGTTTGACCAAAATACAATATTTGAATGGATGAGGTTTTTTGAATGAGTTATTGTTTCTGTTCTGTTTCTAGTTTTTCACTCCTAGGAGTCTAACCGGAAATATATTTCCAGTTCCAATTTATATAAAATCGGAAGTGTAATTATGTTTTCAACTCTGACAGAGGGATATGATTTGTATGGTTCATGTTTGCCTCCAACTACTATAAATAACCTCACTTGTCATATTGTTTCATACCACAACACCAAAAACCAGAAATGAACATCAAATGGTATGTTGGAGTTGTCCACTTTATCAGCGTTACACCATCACGCGAATTTAAGTTCGCCAAGTACACCCCAATTGAAGATGTGTGTGAAATATTGCAAAAACTTGTACCTTATGACGACAATCGCAAAGTTGTGAagatcgagtaccgctcgccatctgTTGACAAATATGGGAAGCTTGTGTTCATCAACCGTGAGCTCAAGAACGACGCTGATATACAAGCTATGTGGAATACTTTTACCAGTTTTGAGGAGAAAGTTTCGATCGAGCTAGATGTGACTATTTCAAGATCGGTCGATGATATTATCATGATGTTTCAACATCTACGTGGACGTTGATTTGTAATGTTTAATTTATGTTAAAATCCTTAATATATTTCCTATGTTTATGTTATGAATTGTATTTTGAGTTTGTAATATTGGAGTTATTCAATAATGTTTTTCTGATTTCTATGTAGCACAAAAATCAGAATTACTTATCCGGGTCAAAACCAGAAATTAAATTTCAATTCTAATGTATAATTTATCAAATTTTGATATGCATCAAAAATATATTtctgattataaaaaatatttaagaaatttCGTGGCACATAAGAAAAACATGGGTTGAAATAAGAAATTCCCTTATAAAAATTAACGTAATTGTCCCGTTAAGGCCCATTCTAATTATAAGTCCATGGAGCACTATAGTAACAAAAAGAAGCTAACCCTAGTACCTTTACTTTTTTTCTTCTGTCTAAAATTTCTCGCagcaaacttcatcttcttccattaACAATGGAAGTAGATACATTGGACGTAATACCACACGATCCCTACAACGACAATGACATCGACGCCACACCAAAGAAATCCGCCCGCCTCGGCAAGAGAAAGAACTACACGCACGACGACACTAGCCAGCTCTCTGCGCGCAAAAAGAAGGAGATGCGAATCCGATTATCGCTAACGAAACCTTCCTACGTTCTCGGACTCTCTCCTGAACCTTTAAGATCCGAACATCGTCGGAGATTGCAGTACCTGCTTCGTAAGCTCGTTAATCAACAGGATTGGGTTGGAGCTAGTGGTGTTATTAGTGTTTACTTGAAAGGAACTCTTAAGGATAGTTCTATCTCGAAGAATCGTTTCAAGTATTGGGTAATGCCTTATTTTATTTCCCCTTTGTTGTTTTTGCTGTAATTTCTTTCATTACTGATATACTGATTATAGAATGTATGCTGCTGGTCTATGTGTAGACTTTACTAGAGCTTCTTAAGCATGTGGGATACCGTTCTATGAATCGGATGATGATCTACGACCTTTGGTCGAAGAAGATTGGATCATTGAAGTGTCGATCGACGAAGACTTGGGAAGTAGAGGTATATTTCAGAAACACCCCACCCTTGCAATTGAAGAATTATTAGTATTACGAATTGATTCTGTTAGGTTGATTGTTAagcattctaatttttttttgtgtatttttactTGGAAAGCAGAGTAGAGGTGCAGTTCATTTGGAGCACATGTTGTTCAATCTTATGCAAGGCGATGCTGAGACGGCATATCAGCTTTCTGAATGGTATGTTATATTAAATTCTAATGCTTAGCCCTTTACCTGTAGGGGAGCCTTGGCGCAGTAATTGCCTGTAGGTTTTAGACATGACACCAGTGTCTTGCAACTTGCAAAATGCAAGTAAGGTTACTTACAATAAACTCAAATAGATCCGACTCTGATTGAGCCTACCCGTGGTAGGAGTTTGTGGTACCACTAGCCTTAGGTTGTCTTTTTTCAGTCCTCTGCCTCTGTGGAGAACTATATGTTGCATCATGATGCTGAGGATTGTATCATTTCAAAACCTGCCATTGTTAGATAATGTTGTCAGCTGGTTATGCCTTTACGGTTATATTCTTATAGACGGGGTTATAAATTGTTCTGGAAAACTTATATTGCTCATAATGGTTGAAATATTAATGATTATCGCCATTAGTATTCTAATTCTCAAGACATTTAGGAATAACACCTTAATTATTAAGAATATGTATGGTACTCAACTACTCGTTATGAAATACCGACTAAGTATAACTTATGATACTAGAGAAACCAAATAAAAAAAGAGTTAAGACACATGAGCATAAAGTCAATGTTTCAGAGAAGCCAATGATAGTGCCCTAGTGCTTAAGAGGATGAAATTGAGATGGGTCAATATACTAAAAATTTGTGGATGGATTAGCTTACACAATCACCTCACCTAAAATACTATATTTTTGTCCGCCACATAAGATCCACTAGGGTACCACCAATACATGGAGGGAGCATAAAACTTCTAGTATTCTGAGAGTCACAATTCATATTTCACTATAATCTACCATCAGGATCAACATGTACAAGAAGCCTTGGAATGAACGTAGTGGCTAATTAAAGTGTCAATTTCAAGATAACAGTCGATGGCGGCCCATTGCGGAGAGCCAAAATCCATCCATACCAGCTGCTTTGCGGCGGCATTATAGAGGATTATggtggaaagaatcacaatattGGCCGATGTTTACCATTGCGGTGAGTATAAAAGCTGCCATGTATATCCGCCATAGCTTCGCCATGGCCGATATTTGATATCACTGCACTATAATTCTTTTGAGAAACGGAAACTCAACTGAAATATGATTTAAATTCCTTTGACATGTTTTTCAACTGCAAACTTTCCATTTATAGTGCATTTTGTTCATCATTTATGATATTTTCTTTTACTTCAAAAATAAATTGGTTCCTTACTCGCTACTAGTTTTTTCCTCCATCTTATCCCTTTGCCGTATCTCTCTTGTTTATTTTGTCTTATTGTTTTTATCCTTAGCATTGAGCAAGAGAAAGCTGATATTGATCCCGTTTCAAAGATAACGTTGGGTTTGACATTCTATGAGCGGTGGTATTCTTCTATTCCCGAAGAATTTCAGTGGAGAGATTTAGATCAAGTTGACGGTCAAGAGAACTCACGTATGGAGGGAACTTCATTCAGCAACAAAGTTAGACAGTCAGAGTGGCGTAATACAGTTGAGTCGCACATGACAGACTCCCAAACCCAATGCTACTCAGATTCATCTGTCATGAATAATAGGCAAATGTCTAAGGATGTTGGCCCTAGTAATGATATGATTGTTCCCATGAATGTTAAAGCTAACCATAAAAGAGAAAAACCGCGTCAAATCTTTCAGCCACGAGATTTTTACTTGGGTTCTGATGAAAATCAAGTAACAGGAGATCCTTTTTCTAACAGCGGAGGTCATACACAAGAAATCTTGAATGCTCTTGGTAAGCTTTTTATATTCTGATTAATTGTTAACAGAATATTATTTCTTTCATGTGGCTGCAGATCTGTATGAGATTGTGCATGCACTTATGCTTGTTTATTGAGTTTGTCCTACTGAGTTTTTTCTCTCTCAGATTGAAAATATTGATTTTGTTTTGCATACTAGTTTTTGATAAGGCTAGTTTTGATTTTCTTTTGCTCGCGATTGCTATATTAAAGCAACCTCTGATTAGGCTCACAGCCTAAATATTGCACATCAATCAGCATTTATAATCTCGCAGTATATTTTATTCAGATTACCTGTGACTTTAATATTGATCTTATGCATTTATTTAGGGAGACTTGATTTGTGGTTGCTGCCCTTGCGTTTTGAGAATGTTAATGGTTTGTTGGAATTCATGATCATGCACCGAAATCAATTCAATGAAAACTATAAAAATGCAGTAGAGTATTTTCAACTAGCTCTTAACTCAACATCCTTTGCATCAGCAGCATTGCTTCCATTAATACAGGTATGGAGCATacatttcaatttattttgaaaCCATTTAACTGCTTTTGGCATTTCGTATTGGCACATGTTCAATATACTAAAAAGGTGGTTTAAAACGGTAGAAGTTATCATGAGTTAGTAGTTACAATGTTACATAAccccaaaataaaacaaaatttaactTTGATTTCACTGTTAGGGTGTTGATTTGTTGCAGAAAGAAAGTGAGAAGAGAGAAATAAGTAAGAGAGAGTTAAATAAAATTTGAGGCATTGTTACTATTTTGTCTTTTCTTCACCATGTTTAAGCTGTTGGGAATTGGGATATTTGGTCCTTTGAGCGCTGTTACTATTTGATCTTTTCTTCTATATCCATGTGTACAAACATAGTATGAAAATATCGTGGCTTGGGttttttgaaatcaattttcCTTCTAAACTTGCACAAAATAACTTAATGTACTCTGCAACTCTGCACTAAGTTTCCTTTTCTTTATGCGCACATACACATGCATAATTTTTGCATCTGCTTGAAACAATATATTTGATAGTAATTGTTTTCTTCATGGAGTTATTTTGATACATCAACAATtgcttcactttattttcttgtGACAGCTGCTGCTGATTGGAGGTCAAGTTAATGATGCTTTAACTCTGCTTGAGCAACAATGCGATAATTCATATCCTGTACTCCCAATTAGGTACACATTCCTTGCTCATTGTTGAAAGAGAACATGAAAGAGATATATGGAAAAAGCGTGTGGAATCAACTTTATATTggcctaattaataattacaaa is part of the Vicia villosa cultivar HV-30 ecotype Madison, WI linkage group LG2, Vvil1.0, whole genome shotgun sequence genome and encodes:
- the LOC131651008 gene encoding uncharacterized protein LOC131651008, with the protein product MNIKWYVGVVHFISVTPSREFKFAKYTPIEDVCEILQKLVPYDDNRKVVKIEYRSPSVDKYGKLVFINRELKNDADIQAMWNTFTSFEEKVSIELDVTISRSVDDIIMMFQHLRGR
- the LOC131653446 gene encoding uncharacterized protein LOC131653446 — protein: MEVDTLDVIPHDPYNDNDIDATPKKSARLGKRKNYTHDDTSQLSARKKKEMRIRLSLTKPSYVLGLSPEPLRSEHRRRLQYLLRKLVNQQDWVGASGVISVYLKGTLKDSSISKNRFKYWTLLELLKHVGYRSMNRMMIYDLWSKKIGSLKCRSTKTWEVESRGAVHLEHMLFNLMQGDAETAYQLSECIEQEKADIDPVSKITLGLTFYERWYSSIPEEFQWRDLDQVDGQENSRMEGTSFSNKVRQSEWRNTVESHMTDSQTQCYSDSSVMNNRQMSKDVGPSNDMIVPMNVKANHKREKPRQIFQPRDFYLGSDENQVTGDPFSNSGGHTQEILNALGRLDLWLLPLRFENVNGLLEFMIMHRNQFNENYKNAVEYFQLALNSTSFASAALLPLIQLLLIGGQVNDALTLLEQQCDNSYPVLPIRLRVILLEHFDRNNSLLIQSCYEDILKKDPTCCDSLAKLITMHQEGDYSLESLLEMIALHLDATDAEHNTWKVLAICFSKLSLHEEDILSTCSIQKDKVQGLQHSSRETPKIFTEGISAKSWNLRCRWWQTKYFSNSKFESNIKTGDLRLLTYKAACALYMYGQEFSYVVKAYSHLERENNKDLLLFLAEHKRNSYGIYDKNSKKSKCLR